acacacacacacacttatacacacacacacttatacacacacacacacatacacacacatatacatacacacagacgcatacacacatatacatacacatacacacacacacacatacacacagacgcatgcacatacacacacacatacacacacacacacacacacatacacacacaaacacacacactcacacatacacacacacacacatacacacacatacacatacacacacagacgcacacacatacacacacacacacacacacacacacacacacacacacatacacacacatacacacacaaacacacacactcacacatacacacacacacacacatacacatacacacacacatacacatacacacacacacacacacacttatacacacacactcactcatacacacacacacacttatacacacacacacacatacacacacatacacacacacacacacatacacacacactcactcatacacacacacacacttatacacacacactcacacacacacacacacacacacacacacacacatacacacacacacacacaaatacacactgactgcaacagaggaaggaaaatattactgtcatagatgatgtcactgatggacttacctgagcaggtgagctcTATCCTGGAGGAATAGGAACCTGATGATGATACACAGTCCCTCAGTGAAGATCCAGACTGAACACAGTCATGATTGATGCTCCATACAGATCTGTCTGAGGACTCCTTTCTGATTCCTGatgaaacagcagagccacagtctaACTCTGTACAAGCCACAGCTGCTATCTTCGGGCTCCAGTCAAAGTCACCCACTGGTCTCCACTCTCCCAGTTTCATctccagtgtacctgcacagtgactggctcctcccaccaacctgacaggctctgaacagaaacaagagagtcatcagtaaaagaataaagtgagtttcattagaacagaaatgaagccaaatcaaagctgcagctcctcttctacctgagcaggtgagtccaacagctttgccaggtgagcaggtgcttctagctgagtctgatcttccacagtccaggagagcagactcacggcctccacactggaactctttggtccacatcGGAGCCTCTTCTCCATAGAgcgccccctggaggactgaaggagccccacagccgagctccctacagaccacctctgcatcctgctggtcaaagtcagcttcacacactgaggaccacgactgctcagacttcacctccagtctgcctgaacacGGTTTAGTCCCATCcaccagcctgacagagtctggagagagagaccCATCATTAGTTTTGTGAATATTTAACTGCaacattcattaaaataaatctgaatttgAAAGTAACAACTCATAAAGAGAACACATTCATACCCTGACTCAAGTCTTAATTTAcagaatatatttcattttcattcatctggTTATGGCTTCACCAGTTATTTGACTCATTCTGGACAAGGAGAGATCTCTTCAAAACTGATAACTGACATCTCAATAGAACAGACACAAGTCTACTAGAAACACAGTTCATCTCACACATAAGTGTCTCACCTACTGACTGACTATCCACAGATTTAGCTCTTAATCCTCTCTCTGTATTAAGGATCCCAGTAGTTACCAACAATAGGCCACATACctagagactgtgtctgtcccccgaccacataaatcaattaaatccaaagtaaacaaaagaagagtcattcatgaaaatctagtaaaaattaaaaccactactgcaatagtacaacaaaataagataattaaatgtggactcttgaacattagatctctttcatctaaagccgtttagtaaacgatttaatttcagatcatcgtattgatttattttgtctcactgaaacctggctgtgtcatgaagaatatgtcagccttaatgaatccagtccccccagtcatattaatactcatattcctcgagacactggccgaggaggtggagttgcagccattttcaactcaagcctaatcatcaaccctagacctaaatttaattataactcattagaaagccttgttcttagtctctcccagccaacctggaaaactttacagccagttctatttgttatagtgtaccgtcctcctggcccgtactctgaattcctatctgaattctcagagtttttgtcgtatttagtccttagtacagataaagtaattatagtaggtgatttcaatattcatgtggacgttgataatgacagtctcagcactgcatttatctcattattagactcaactggcttctctcagtgtgtaaataatcccactcactgtctta
This region of Thunnus maccoyii chromosome 6, fThuMac1.1, whole genome shotgun sequence genomic DNA includes:
- the LOC121898343 gene encoding scavenger receptor cysteine-rich type 1 protein M160-like encodes the protein MKLGEWRPVGDFDWSPKIAAVACTELDCGSAVSSGIRKESSDRSVWSINHDCVQSGSSLRDCVSSSGSYSSRIELTCSDSVRLVDGTKRCSGCRGGL